The genomic window CGATCTGCATTTGATCATTGAAGGCCAGATCCGGCGAAAAGATCAGGTTTTCTTCGACAAGATCCTGCGGAATTCCAATGTCCGCTGCTGAGCGCGCAAAACGCTGGTGCTCCATTGAATGACAACCCATGCAGTAGTTGACATATAACTTCATGCCATTCTGCAGCGATGCCTTATTGGACAAGTCAGGATCCATGGAATGCGGGACGCTGGCGCCGCCCGCAGCGAACGCCGTTATTGGAAGCAGTGCAAACAGCAGTGCAAATAGTTGCTTTTTCATTAGCCAGTCACCCTTTCCGGAACGGGTTTAGTCTTCTCCAGCCTGGTATAGATCGGCATCAGCAGGAAGAAAGCGAAATACATGGCCGTACATGCCTGGGCTAACAGAGTGCGGCCTTCAGTGGAAGGTAAAACCCCCAACACCCCAAGAATAACAAAGCTGATGCAGAAAAGAGCCAGCATCACCTTGGATATCCAGCCTTTATAGCGCATGGAACGCACCGGGCTACGGTCAAGCCAGGGGAGTACGAACAGTATCGCTATGGCTCCACCCATAAACAGCACGCCAAGGAACTTGGCATCAAGGCCGAATACAGAGAAGGTAATAGCACGCAGAATCGCGTAGAACGGCGTGAAATACCAGACAGGCGCAATATGATCAGGCGTGACAAGCGGGTTAGCCGGCTCAAAGTTGGGCTTCTCTATAAAGTAGCCGCCGCCTTCAGGGAAGTAGAAGACCACAATACAGAATACAAACAGGAAAATGGCAATACCGACAAGGTCTTTCACCGTGTAATAAGGATGAAAAGCGATGCCATCAAGCGGCTTGCCGGTTTCATCTTTCTTCTGCTTGATGTCGACACCGTCCGGGTTATTGGAACCTACTTCATGCAGGGCAATAATATGCAGCACAACCAGTGCCAGAATGACGATAGGCAGCGCGACCACATGCAGTGCAAAGAAGCGGTTCAGAGTAATACCTGAGATCAGGAAGTCACCACGCACCCACTGGGCAAGATCAGGGCCGATGCCCGGAATGGCAGAGAACAGTGAGATAATAACCTGAGCGCCCCAGTAAGACATCTGACCCCACGGCAGCAGATAGCCCATGAAGGCTTCGGCCATCAGCGCAAGATAGATGGTCATGCCAAATATCCATACCAGTTCGCGCGGCGCTTTATAAGAACCATACATCAAGGCACGGAACATGTGCATATAGATAACGACAAAGAATGCCGATGCACCCGTCGTATGCATGTAGCGTATCAGCCAGCCCCATTCCACATCACGCATGATGTATTCAATAGAAGCAAAGGCACCTTCAGCAGAAGGATTGTAACTCATGGTCAGCCATACGCCGGTCAGAATCTGGTTGATCAATACCAGAAGCGCCAGCACACCAAAGAGGTACAGGAAGTTGAAGTTCTTGGGAGCATAATATTTGGTCAGATGATCCTGCATCATCTGGGTCGCAGGAAAGCGGTCATCCACCCAGCGCATGATACCGCTTTCTGCTTTAGCCTTGTTCGGGTTAGCCATCAGGCAGCCTCCTCATCTTCGCCAACGATAATAAAATCGTCATTCTCGAAGCGGTATGGCGGAACTTCGAGGTTGGTGGGAGCAGGCACACCGGTAAAGACGCGCCCAGCCAGGTCAAAGCGCGAACCATGGCACGGGCAGAAGAAACCACCCGGCCAATTGTCGACACCTACACCTTCAGCATCCGGTTCAGGGCGATACAGTGGTGAACACCCCAAATGTGTGCAGATACCAATCAATACGCCGATTTCACGCTTGACGGAACGCAGTGTGCCCGTCACATATGCAGGCTGCTGCGGCACTGATGAATCAGGGTCTGCCAGACGGCTGGTATCCAGCGCCTCAGTCCGATCAATCATTTCAGTAGAGCGATTGATAATCCACACTGGCTTACCGCGCCACTCCACCGTCATACGCTGCCCGACTTCAAGCTTGGAAATGTCTGCTCGAATAGGTGCACCTGCTGCCCTTGCCTTGGCACTAGGCTGCCAAGAAGCCACAAAGGGAACCGCAACCCCAACAGCGCCCACCGCACCCACTACGGAGGTGGCACCAACAAGGAAGCGGCGCCGACCTTTGTTTACGCCGTTATCTGCCATTTCTGGTTTCTCCCATCAGCTTACCCGTACCGCCACCAGAGTATACCGTGACGACGAATATCAAATATTGTCTATGTTAAAAAAACAAAGCGCATTACACAAGAACAACCGCCATTGACCATGGTGGTAGATGCCATGTAACTTTATGATATTGCATAAAAAAACGCCCAGGCGCATGACCTGAGCGTTGTACTGAATAACGCTGGAATTAACGCTTTGAGAACTGTGGACGACGACGCGCTTTGCGAAGGCCGACTTTCTTACG from Halomonas sp. CH40 includes these protein-coding regions:
- a CDS encoding cytochrome bc complex cytochrome b subunit: MANPNKAKAESGIMRWVDDRFPATQMMQDHLTKYYAPKNFNFLYLFGVLALLVLINQILTGVWLTMSYNPSAEGAFASIEYIMRDVEWGWLIRYMHTTGASAFFVVIYMHMFRALMYGSYKAPRELVWIFGMTIYLALMAEAFMGYLLPWGQMSYWGAQVIISLFSAIPGIGPDLAQWVRGDFLISGITLNRFFALHVVALPIVILALVVLHIIALHEVGSNNPDGVDIKQKKDETGKPLDGIAFHPYYTVKDLVGIAIFLFVFCIVVFYFPEGGGYFIEKPNFEPANPLVTPDHIAPVWYFTPFYAILRAITFSVFGLDAKFLGVLFMGGAIAILFVLPWLDRSPVRSMRYKGWISKVMLALFCISFVILGVLGVLPSTEGRTLLAQACTAMYFAFFLLMPIYTRLEKTKPVPERVTG
- the petA gene encoding ubiquinol-cytochrome c reductase iron-sulfur subunit, which encodes MADNGVNKGRRRFLVGATSVVGAVGAVGVAVPFVASWQPSAKARAAGAPIRADISKLEVGQRMTVEWRGKPVWIINRSTEMIDRTEALDTSRLADPDSSVPQQPAYVTGTLRSVKREIGVLIGICTHLGCSPLYRPEPDAEGVGVDNWPGGFFCPCHGSRFDLAGRVFTGVPAPTNLEVPPYRFENDDFIIVGEDEEAA